The Algoriphagus sp. TR-M9 genome has a window encoding:
- the fbaA gene encoding class II fructose-bisphosphate aldolase, with translation MKFKPGVKYGEELKDLYAYAKENEFAMPAVNVINTNSVNAVMETAKKLNSPVIIQFSNGGAQFFAGKSLPNDKQQASIAGGISGAHHVHLMAEAYGVPVILHTDHAAKKLLPWIDGLLDAGKAYYATHKRPLYSSHMLDLSEEPLEENVEISCNYFKEFAKLDMAIEIELGVTGGEEDGVDNTDIDSSKLYTQPEEVAYAYEHLKKIDDLFTIAAAFGNVHGVYKPGNVSLKPIILKNSQDYINEKYGTTGKPLNFVFHGGSGSSVEEIREANSYGSIKMNIDTDMQWAFWEGVLNNYKQHEGYLQTQLGNPDGPENPNKKYYDPRNWLRKGEENFVKRLELAFDMLNAVNRN, from the coding sequence ATGAAATTTAAACCTGGAGTAAAATACGGTGAAGAGCTTAAGGATCTTTATGCTTATGCTAAAGAGAATGAGTTTGCAATGCCAGCAGTAAATGTGATCAATACCAATTCGGTAAATGCGGTAATGGAAACTGCCAAGAAATTGAATTCTCCTGTGATTATTCAGTTTTCCAATGGTGGGGCTCAATTTTTCGCAGGAAAGTCTCTTCCTAATGATAAACAACAGGCAAGTATCGCAGGTGGAATCTCTGGAGCACATCACGTGCACCTGATGGCGGAAGCTTATGGTGTACCGGTTATTTTGCATACCGATCACGCTGCAAAGAAATTGTTGCCTTGGATAGATGGTCTTTTAGATGCAGGCAAGGCATATTATGCCACGCATAAGAGACCTTTGTATAGCTCTCATATGCTGGATCTATCAGAGGAGCCTTTGGAGGAAAACGTGGAAATCTCTTGCAATTACTTCAAGGAATTTGCGAAGCTGGATATGGCTATCGAAATCGAACTTGGGGTAACCGGGGGTGAAGAAGACGGAGTGGATAACACCGATATTGATTCATCCAAGCTTTACACGCAGCCAGAAGAAGTGGCTTATGCTTATGAGCATTTGAAGAAAATTGATGATTTGTTCACTATAGCTGCGGCTTTCGGTAATGTTCACGGAGTTTACAAGCCTGGAAACGTAAGTTTGAAGCCAATTATTCTGAAAAATTCTCAAGATTATATCAATGAGAAATATGGCACGACTGGTAAGCCTTTGAACTTTGTGTTCCATGGTGGCTCAGGATCCTCAGTGGAGGAAATCAGAGAAGCAAATAGCTATGGCTCCATCAAAATGAATATTGATACCGATATGCAGTGGGCATTCTGGGAAGGAGTATTGAATAACTATAAGCAGCATGAAGGATACCTTCAGACGCAGTTGGGGAATCCTGACGGTCCTGAAAACCCGAACAAGAAGTATTACGATCCAAGAAACTGGTTGCGTAAGGGTGAAGAGAACTTTGTGAAGCGTCTAGAGCTTGCATTTGATATGCTAAATGCAGTAAACAGAAACTAG
- the pfkA gene encoding 6-phosphofructokinase gives MEPKTIKKIGVLTSGGDSPGMNAAIRAVIRTGIYYDLEMYGIYRGYEGMIQNDIKRLDSKHITHVLERGGTFLKSARSAEFRTPEGRKTAYENLKSHGIDALVVIGGDGSLTGAHLFYKEFGIPAIGLPGTIDNDLSGTDSTIGFDTACNTAIEAIDKIRDTATSHDRLFFVEVMGRDAGFIAINAGIGSAAAAILIPEKKMPIEHLVDKLRIRTKAKKASNIVIVAEGGKSGGATEIASLVEKHLPYYDIKVTILGHLQRGGSPSSYDRLLASKLGVAAVEGLLQGKYDVMAGLINNKVVYTPIKKAIVDDKSVDEDDFRVAKILST, from the coding sequence ATGGAACCTAAAACCATCAAAAAAATAGGTGTACTTACCTCTGGGGGAGACTCCCCAGGAATGAATGCAGCAATTCGTGCCGTCATACGAACTGGAATATACTATGACCTGGAAATGTACGGGATCTACAGAGGATATGAAGGTATGATCCAGAATGACATCAAAAGACTGGATTCCAAGCATATCACTCATGTGCTCGAAAGAGGAGGTACTTTTCTAAAATCTGCCCGAAGTGCTGAGTTCCGTACTCCGGAAGGTCGAAAAACTGCTTATGAAAACTTAAAAAGTCATGGCATAGATGCACTTGTGGTAATCGGTGGTGACGGTTCACTCACGGGAGCACATCTTTTTTACAAGGAATTTGGGATTCCGGCCATAGGACTCCCCGGCACTATAGATAATGATCTTTCGGGTACAGATTCTACGATTGGATTTGATACGGCCTGTAATACAGCGATAGAAGCCATAGACAAAATCCGTGATACAGCTACCTCCCATGATAGACTATTCTTTGTAGAAGTAATGGGTAGAGATGCTGGTTTTATCGCGATTAATGCTGGAATTGGAAGTGCCGCAGCAGCCATTTTGATACCGGAAAAGAAAATGCCTATAGAGCACCTGGTAGACAAATTAAGAATCAGAACCAAGGCCAAAAAAGCCTCCAACATTGTGATCGTAGCCGAAGGCGGAAAAAGTGGTGGAGCTACAGAAATAGCCTCTTTGGTAGAAAAACACCTCCCATACTACGACATAAAGGTCACCATCCTGGGGCATTTACAGCGAGGCGGATCTCCGAGCTCCTATGACCGATTGCTGGCTTCTAAACTGGGTGTAGCAGCGGTAGAAGGCTTGCTTCAAGGGAAATACGACGTTATGGCCGGATTGATTAATAATAAAGTGGTCTATACTCCTATCAAAAAAGCCATTGTGGATGATAAATCAGTGGATGAGGACGACTTCCGAGTAGCGAAGATCTTGTCCACCTGA
- a CDS encoding methylglyoxal synthase: MKIALIAHDGKKADMVHFLSGFKERLHQADVQLVATGTTGSHIEKSGFNVQKLLSGPYGGDAQIAALAAEKELAMVVFFRDPLDKHPHEPDVQMLMRICDVHNIPLATNPASADLMFKALTQTL; the protein is encoded by the coding sequence ATGAAAATAGCACTGATCGCCCATGATGGTAAAAAAGCCGACATGGTCCATTTTTTAAGTGGATTCAAAGAAAGACTCCATCAGGCAGATGTACAACTAGTAGCCACAGGCACTACGGGTTCGCATATAGAAAAGTCAGGATTTAATGTCCAGAAACTTTTATCCGGCCCCTATGGCGGTGATGCACAGATAGCCGCACTGGCTGCTGAGAAAGAATTGGCCATGGTGGTGTTTTTCAGAGACCCGCTAGATAAGCACCCTCACGAGCCGGATGTGCAAATGCTAATGAGAATATGTGATGTTCACAATATTCCTTTGGCCACTAACCCAGCCTCAGCTGATCTCATGTTTAAAGCCCTAACTCAAACCTTATAA
- a CDS encoding S9 family peptidase: MQAPKAKKIPQLLETHGHQRIDNYYWMRERENPDVIAYLNAENSYLKETLKSTEEFQEQLFQEIKGRIKEDDQSVPYLKSGYYWYVKYETGAEYPLYCRKKGSLDAPEEVFLNVNQLAEGKAFYQVGGTAGTSDLSTLAFAADEVGRRIFTIHFKNLITGEILEDQIPEITGNFAWAADHQTLFYSKQHPETLRSYQIYAHRLGTDVAEDLLVYEEKDEEFSCIIHKTKSERFLLIHSESSISSEIRFLEADQPKGDFQLLQERIPHLEYAVDHFEDHFWIRTNHLAQNFKLVKAPVHSPNLDNWEDVIPHREHVLLEDFDIFANFLVTQERSNGLCKINVTPWDGTAAHTIEFDDETYTAWISTNPEFDTDFLRFGYNSLVTPSSTYDYHMVTQEKVLLKQQEIIGGYDSGAYTSARIWAKASDGTMVPISLVYKIDLFKADGQNPLLLYSYGSYGFSTEAYFSSSRLSLLDRGFVFAIAHIRGGEDLGRNWYESGKMLNKRNTFTDYISCAEHLIAEKYTSAPHLYGMGGSAGGLLMGAVMNMRPEIFNGLIAAVPFVDVVTTMLDESIPLTTGEFQEWGNPKDKVYYEYMLSYSPYDNVEPKDYPHLLITSGLHDSQVQYWEPTKWVAKLREMKTDANLLFLHTNMEAGHGGASGRFNSLKELALEYTFLLYLEKMI; this comes from the coding sequence ATGCAGGCACCCAAAGCCAAAAAAATACCCCAACTTTTAGAAACCCATGGACATCAGCGCATAGACAATTATTACTGGATGCGTGAAAGAGAAAATCCGGATGTAATAGCATACCTAAATGCAGAAAACAGCTATCTCAAAGAGACACTCAAATCCACGGAAGAATTTCAGGAGCAGCTTTTTCAGGAAATAAAAGGAAGAATCAAAGAAGACGACCAAAGTGTACCTTATCTAAAATCCGGCTATTACTGGTATGTCAAATATGAAACAGGCGCTGAATACCCATTGTATTGCAGAAAAAAAGGTAGTCTAGACGCTCCGGAAGAAGTATTTCTGAATGTAAACCAACTGGCAGAAGGAAAGGCTTTTTACCAAGTGGGCGGTACTGCGGGTACTTCTGACCTCAGCACACTGGCATTTGCCGCAGATGAAGTGGGAAGAAGAATCTTCACCATACACTTCAAAAATCTTATAACCGGAGAAATCCTGGAAGATCAAATACCTGAAATCACAGGAAACTTTGCCTGGGCGGCAGATCATCAAACACTTTTTTATTCCAAGCAACATCCTGAGACCCTCCGCTCCTATCAGATTTATGCCCACAGATTGGGCACCGATGTAGCCGAGGACCTTTTGGTTTATGAGGAAAAAGATGAGGAGTTTAGCTGTATCATTCACAAAACAAAATCAGAGAGATTCCTGCTTATTCACTCTGAAAGCTCCATTTCTTCGGAAATCAGGTTTCTGGAAGCTGACCAGCCCAAAGGTGATTTTCAATTACTTCAAGAGCGAATCCCCCACCTAGAATATGCTGTGGATCATTTTGAGGATCATTTCTGGATCAGAACCAACCATCTGGCTCAGAATTTCAAACTGGTGAAAGCTCCAGTCCACTCGCCCAACCTAGATAACTGGGAAGATGTGATCCCTCATCGCGAGCATGTGTTGCTGGAGGATTTTGATATTTTCGCTAATTTTCTGGTGACTCAAGAGAGAAGCAATGGATTGTGCAAGATCAACGTCACCCCATGGGATGGTACGGCTGCTCATACCATCGAATTTGATGACGAGACCTATACCGCCTGGATCAGCACTAACCCTGAATTTGATACCGACTTCCTCAGATTTGGCTATAATTCCCTGGTAACTCCATCTAGCACCTATGATTACCATATGGTCACGCAGGAGAAGGTATTGCTGAAGCAGCAGGAAATCATTGGGGGGTACGACTCTGGTGCTTATACTTCTGCCAGAATCTGGGCTAAAGCAAGCGACGGAACCATGGTTCCTATTTCTCTGGTTTACAAAATCGACCTTTTCAAAGCCGATGGACAAAATCCCCTATTGCTCTATTCATACGGCTCTTATGGTTTTAGCACAGAAGCATACTTCTCTAGTAGCAGGTTGAGCTTACTGGACCGTGGATTTGTCTTTGCGATCGCTCATATTCGAGGTGGAGAGGATCTGGGGAGGAATTGGTATGAGAGTGGCAAGATGCTCAACAAAAGAAACACCTTCACAGACTACATCAGCTGCGCGGAGCATTTAATAGCCGAAAAGTACACCTCAGCTCCGCACCTCTATGGCATGGGAGGCAGTGCAGGTGGCCTGCTGATGGGAGCTGTCATGAACATGCGTCCTGAGATCTTTAATGGGTTGATTGCTGCGGTACCTTTTGTAGATGTGGTGACTACTATGCTTGATGAAAGCATTCCTTTGACTACAGGAGAATTTCAGGAATGGGGGAACCCTAAAGACAAAGTGTACTACGAATACATGCTGTCCTACTCTCCTTATGACAATGTAGAGCCCAAAGATTACCCGCATTTGCTCATCACTTCCGGACTTCACGATAGCCAGGTGCAATACTGGGAACCCACTAAATGGGTCGCCAAACTCCGGGAAATGAAAACCGATGCCAACCTGCTTTTCCTGCACACCAACATGGAAGCTGGCCATGGTGGAGCCTCCGGTAGATTTAACTCCCTGAAGGAGCTCGCTTTGGAATACACCTTCCTGCTGTATTTGGAAAAAATGATTTAA
- the mscL gene encoding large-conductance mechanosensitive channel protein MscL: MGFLKEFKEFAVKGNVIDLAVAVIIGGAFGKIVASFVKDIVMPPIGVMLGGMSFTDLAIVLKESSVGPAGEEQGPVLLTYGIFIQNVVDFIIVAFVIFIAIKGVNSMKKKEEAKPAPPPAPPKSEVLLEEIRDLLKKDQA, encoded by the coding sequence ATGGGATTCTTAAAAGAGTTTAAGGAATTTGCTGTAAAAGGCAATGTAATCGACCTGGCAGTCGCGGTAATTATAGGTGGTGCCTTTGGCAAAATTGTGGCTTCCTTTGTTAAGGACATTGTCATGCCACCTATAGGAGTGATGCTGGGAGGGATGAGTTTTACAGATCTGGCCATTGTGCTAAAAGAGAGTAGTGTAGGACCTGCAGGAGAGGAACAAGGTCCCGTGCTCCTGACCTACGGTATTTTTATTCAGAATGTAGTGGATTTTATTATTGTTGCTTTCGTGATTTTTATTGCGATCAAAGGGGTAAACAGTATGAAGAAAAAGGAGGAAGCCAAACCTGCTCCTCCACCGGCACCACCAAAATCGGAAGTCTTGCTAGAAGAAATCAGGGATCTTTTGAAAAAAGACCAAGCATAA
- a CDS encoding RNA polymerase sigma factor, translated as MKHDGDQEIIQLIHNPQSRDLGFRKLILAYQKRVYHVVRRMVLIHEDADDVTQNVFIKAHKHIGNFQGQSSLFTWLYRIATNESLNFLEKKKKRNFFSIEDHQEKLLNYLDHSDSMDGDSIQLLLQKILLTLPDKQRLVFHLKYQEELTYEQIAEITGTSVGALKASYHHAVKKIEQSLRDE; from the coding sequence ATGAAGCACGATGGTGACCAAGAAATTATCCAACTCATACATAATCCCCAATCCCGGGATCTGGGTTTTAGGAAGTTAATCCTGGCTTACCAAAAACGTGTCTACCATGTGGTGCGCCGCATGGTGCTGATTCATGAAGATGCAGATGATGTCACCCAAAATGTCTTCATCAAAGCACACAAGCATATTGGTAATTTCCAGGGACAGTCCAGTTTATTTACTTGGTTATACAGAATTGCCACCAACGAATCCCTGAATTTTCTGGAGAAAAAAAAGAAGCGTAACTTCTTCTCCATAGAAGATCATCAGGAAAAACTCCTTAACTACCTGGACCATTCCGACAGCATGGACGGAGACAGTATTCAATTGCTACTTCAGAAAATACTTCTCACACTTCCAGACAAGCAGAGATTGGTCTTTCATCTGAAATACCAGGAAGAGCTCACTTACGAGCAAATAGCTGAAATAACGGGTACATCTGTAGGTGCACTGAAGGCCAGTTACCACCATGCAGTAAAAAAAATTGAACAATCCTTAAGAGATGAATAA
- a CDS encoding universal stress protein translates to MYLIKKLIVCLDQTSLDQTLLQHAAFIAKVNQTKKIYFVNVIKNLSIPKEVLQEFPNLVENMVNERQEAMESAVKQFFPDPKGVSLNYIVKEGSLSKKILKLAEEKSADMILIGRKIKLPGSGVASLRLARRASCSLLIVPEFAPVILNKLLVPSDFSEYSKDALEEGIMIASKHGGVEIICQNVFSVPSGYHFTGKSYEEFTEIMRMHAEINYKKFIRKIDTKGISITPIYTQDSNDDVAKEIVSKAKEVGANGIIIGAKGRTAATALFIGSIAERLIRSNDEIPLLVTRPKGKNAGILDYILEI, encoded by the coding sequence ATGTATTTGATTAAAAAACTGATTGTTTGTCTGGATCAGACCTCTTTGGACCAGACCTTATTACAGCACGCTGCCTTCATCGCTAAAGTCAATCAAACAAAAAAAATCTACTTCGTAAATGTGATTAAAAACTTAAGTATCCCCAAGGAGGTACTTCAGGAGTTTCCCAATCTGGTGGAGAACATGGTAAACGAAAGGCAAGAAGCCATGGAGTCAGCCGTGAAGCAATTTTTCCCAGACCCCAAAGGAGTTTCTCTAAACTACATAGTCAAAGAAGGCTCACTTTCGAAAAAAATCCTCAAACTAGCCGAGGAAAAGTCAGCAGACATGATCCTGATCGGAAGAAAAATCAAACTACCAGGGTCAGGTGTAGCCTCACTTCGACTGGCCAGACGGGCTAGTTGCTCGCTTTTGATTGTTCCGGAATTTGCTCCAGTTATTTTAAATAAACTATTGGTTCCCAGTGATTTTTCAGAATATTCTAAAGATGCACTTGAAGAGGGCATCATGATCGCCTCAAAGCATGGCGGTGTAGAAATCATCTGCCAAAATGTATTTTCTGTACCTTCCGGGTATCACTTCACCGGCAAAAGTTATGAGGAGTTTACGGAGATCATGCGCATGCATGCGGAAATCAATTACAAGAAATTCATTCGGAAAATAGATACCAAAGGAATATCAATCACTCCTATCTATACCCAGGACAGTAACGATGATGTGGCCAAGGAAATAGTATCCAAAGCAAAAGAAGTGGGCGCAAACGGAATCATTATTGGAGCTAAAGGACGTACTGCAGCCACAGCTTTATTTATAGGTAGCATAGCCGAACGCTTGATCCGATCCAATGATGAAATCCCCCTACTAGTCACGCGACCAAAAGGAAAAAATGCTGGGATTCTAGATTATATTCTAGAAATCTAA
- a CDS encoding lipopolysaccharide biosynthesis protein: protein MGKVAKQSIQTTIFSYLGVVIGYVNVLWLYPYALDASELGTFRTIQDLGLLFVPFAQLGVGHGITRFFPQLKTNQSAFLSYGLLFSMLGFALVSTIFLGFKAQIISLFAVNSPAVIDFLGVVLLITLFALLSSILDAYSRSYVKVAVPTLVREVFLRLLTGILVGLYLLKWLSFPQVMQALVLVYGLAFLAMLVYLLWLGVLKLDFSWNTFPKGFRSSFVQFSLITFLATAASTLIMKIDSIMVSSMISLEANAIYTIAFSMALVIELPRRAISQVVMPVISDHFSTGNLREINKLYQQVSNRQLYICLLLFIGICANLDALYYFIPNRAIYEQGKYVVILIGLGKLCDVVFSVNSEILVFSKHYHFNLFATIIMSMMIIALNYLLIPEFGIEGAALASVVVMFLFNLVKYLFLKIKLGFDPFSSETLKISLVGIIALIPAVFDIFSGHPILSIILTSSLVLGLYLISSRLIGVGSAEWEWVKSRIKKSGS from the coding sequence ATGGGTAAAGTAGCCAAGCAAAGTATTCAAACTACCATTTTTTCTTATTTGGGTGTAGTGATAGGCTACGTGAATGTGCTTTGGCTGTATCCTTATGCCCTGGATGCTTCCGAACTGGGAACCTTCAGGACCATACAGGACTTAGGCTTACTTTTCGTTCCATTTGCACAGCTGGGAGTAGGACATGGGATCACACGCTTTTTCCCCCAGCTCAAAACCAATCAATCTGCTTTTCTAAGCTATGGACTGCTTTTTTCCATGCTGGGTTTTGCCCTAGTCAGTACCATTTTCTTAGGTTTCAAAGCGCAAATCATTTCCTTATTTGCCGTCAACTCACCCGCTGTTATTGACTTTTTGGGAGTGGTTTTGCTGATTACGCTATTTGCGCTACTAAGCAGTATTTTAGATGCCTATAGCCGCTCCTATGTCAAGGTAGCTGTTCCCACCTTGGTGAGGGAAGTATTCCTGAGATTACTCACGGGAATACTGGTTGGGTTATACCTGTTGAAGTGGCTCAGCTTTCCTCAGGTCATGCAGGCACTAGTGCTGGTGTATGGTTTGGCATTCCTAGCTATGCTGGTGTATTTACTTTGGCTGGGAGTTTTGAAGCTGGATTTCAGCTGGAATACCTTCCCAAAAGGATTTCGCAGTTCCTTTGTGCAATTCAGCCTCATCACATTCTTAGCCACCGCGGCCTCTACCTTGATCATGAAAATAGACAGCATCATGGTAAGTTCCATGATTAGCCTGGAAGCCAACGCTATCTACACCATAGCTTTTAGTATGGCACTGGTCATTGAACTTCCGCGAAGGGCGATTTCCCAAGTGGTCATGCCGGTCATTTCTGATCATTTCTCCACTGGCAACCTAAGGGAAATAAATAAACTTTATCAGCAGGTGTCTAATAGGCAACTCTACATTTGCCTGCTCCTTTTCATTGGAATATGTGCAAACCTTGATGCTTTGTATTACTTTATCCCCAATCGGGCGATCTATGAGCAAGGCAAATATGTGGTCATATTGATAGGCTTGGGAAAGCTATGTGATGTAGTATTTTCGGTCAATAGTGAAATCCTGGTTTTCTCCAAACATTATCACTTCAACCTATTTGCCACCATAATCATGAGCATGATGATAATAGCACTGAATTATCTTCTTATTCCGGAATTTGGGATAGAAGGAGCTGCTTTGGCATCTGTAGTAGTCATGTTTCTGTTTAATCTGGTGAAATATCTGTTTCTTAAAATCAAGCTAGGTTTTGATCCTTTTTCCAGCGAAACATTAAAAATCTCCCTTGTGGGAATAATTGCCTTAATCCCTGCGGTTTTTGATATTTTTTCCGGTCATCCTATTTTGAGTATAATCCTTACGAGCAGTCTGGTCCTGGGCTTGTATTTGATCAGCTCTAGATTAATAGGAGTAGGATCAGCTGAATGGGAATGGGTAAAAAGTAGAATAAAAAAGTCCGGATCTTAG
- the feoB gene encoding ferrous iron transport protein B, protein MSESTTIPHPTKYPKIAIIGNPNVGKSTIFNQLTGLKQKIGNYPGVTVDKKVGWMDFSGHKYEIIDLPGTYSLYPNSEDEIIAHRVLNNLSQHGQPDFVLMVIDSCQLSRGLFLATQLIDMGLNLALVLNMADIAKRKNLSIKTFEIFKTLNVPILSTDARGEKGIDQIRDLIHQQNFSKQNTFLDIEEVVPADILNQVKEKFNLKSTYQAYQLLRFGTKDKAIPAADSAWLSQLVASHNFDMEAAQLEETSLRYQKINEIVEKTVVKSPTQKQEAGIDKILLHPVFGYFIFGAILLLIFQAIFAWASVPMDLIDGFFADLAGWVSNALLEGPLSSLITEGIIPGIGGVVIFIPQIAMLFGFLAILEDTGYMSRVVFLMDRWMRPFGLHGKSIVPLVSGVACAIPGVMAARNIGNWKEKIITIMVTPLMSCSARLPVYVILIGLVVPSETVLGFINLQAVALLGLYILGVVGVLFTAIILKKILKSDEKSFLMVELPTYRAPRWLDVLLTMYNKSKTFVLEAGKVILAISVILWVLASYGPPERMDQIRAESVVKLEQASPEQIAEVENETASLLLENSFIGIMGRAIEPVIKPLGYDWKIGIALITSFAAREVFVSTIATIYSIGSDTEDELTIREKLNQQVNPETGEKVYTTATAFSLMVFYAFAMQCMSTLAVVYRETKGWKWPLIQTAYMTVLAYVSAFIVYQILS, encoded by the coding sequence ATGTCAGAGTCCACTACTATCCCACACCCTACCAAGTATCCCAAAATCGCGATCATTGGAAACCCAAACGTAGGGAAGTCTACAATTTTCAATCAGCTCACAGGCTTGAAGCAAAAAATAGGAAACTATCCAGGTGTCACTGTGGACAAGAAAGTCGGTTGGATGGATTTCTCTGGTCATAAATATGAGATTATTGACCTGCCGGGGACTTACAGCCTATATCCAAACTCTGAGGATGAAATCATAGCCCATAGAGTGTTGAATAATCTGAGCCAACACGGACAGCCGGATTTTGTACTGATGGTAATAGATTCCTGCCAGCTGTCAAGAGGTTTGTTTTTGGCTACACAGCTGATCGATATGGGTTTAAATCTGGCGCTAGTTCTGAACATGGCGGATATTGCGAAGCGCAAAAACCTCTCGATCAAAACCTTTGAGATCTTCAAAACCCTGAACGTCCCCATTCTGAGTACAGATGCACGTGGAGAAAAGGGAATAGATCAGATTCGCGACCTGATCCATCAGCAGAATTTCAGCAAGCAAAATACTTTCCTGGACATTGAAGAAGTGGTGCCAGCTGACATTCTAAATCAAGTCAAGGAGAAATTCAACTTGAAAAGCACCTATCAGGCCTATCAGCTTTTGCGCTTTGGCACCAAGGATAAAGCTATCCCAGCAGCTGACAGTGCTTGGCTGAGCCAACTTGTAGCCAGCCATAATTTCGACATGGAGGCCGCCCAACTGGAAGAGACCTCCCTTCGATACCAAAAGATCAATGAGATCGTAGAAAAGACTGTAGTCAAATCCCCCACCCAAAAGCAGGAAGCCGGTATAGATAAGATTTTGCTCCATCCCGTTTTTGGGTATTTCATATTTGGAGCAATCCTGCTACTCATTTTTCAAGCCATTTTTGCATGGGCATCAGTTCCTATGGACTTAATCGACGGCTTCTTTGCAGACCTTGCCGGATGGGTATCCAATGCTTTGCTAGAGGGCCCTCTAAGCAGCTTAATTACAGAAGGAATTATTCCCGGAATAGGCGGGGTGGTGATATTTATCCCTCAAATAGCCATGTTATTTGGCTTTCTGGCTATTCTGGAAGACACCGGTTACATGTCCAGGGTAGTATTTCTGATGGACAGATGGATGCGTCCTTTTGGTCTGCATGGCAAAAGTATAGTTCCTTTGGTTTCTGGTGTGGCATGCGCCATCCCGGGTGTGATGGCTGCTAGGAATATTGGCAACTGGAAGGAAAAAATCATCACTATAATGGTAACTCCGCTGATGAGTTGCTCTGCTCGCTTACCGGTATACGTGATCTTGATAGGGCTAGTAGTACCCAGCGAAACCGTACTTGGTTTTATCAATTTGCAGGCGGTAGCATTATTAGGCCTATACATATTGGGAGTAGTGGGAGTTTTGTTTACTGCCATTATATTGAAGAAGATCCTGAAGTCAGATGAAAAAAGCTTCCTCATGGTGGAGCTCCCTACTTACCGAGCTCCGAGATGGCTGGATGTTCTGCTGACCATGTATAACAAGTCCAAGACCTTTGTATTGGAAGCAGGGAAGGTAATCTTGGCGATTTCAGTTATCCTGTGGGTATTGGCTTCCTACGGACCACCAGAGCGGATGGACCAAATCCGTGCAGAAAGCGTAGTGAAATTAGAACAAGCTAGTCCTGAGCAAATAGCTGAGGTGGAAAATGAAACCGCATCTCTCCTATTGGAAAACTCCTTTATAGGAATCATGGGAAGAGCGATAGAGCCAGTGATCAAACCTCTCGGATATGACTGGAAAATAGGAATTGCCTTAATCACCTCCTTTGCTGCCAGAGAAGTTTTCGTATCCACCATTGCTACTATTTACAGTATAGGTTCGGACACTGAAGACGAGCTGACCATTAGGGAAAAGCTGAATCAGCAAGTTAACCCAGAAACAGGTGAAAAAGTCTATACCACTGCCACAGCATTTTCGCTGATGGTGTTTTATGCCTTTGCCATGCAATGTATGAGCACTTTGGCCGTAGTATATAGAGAGACAAAAGGCTGGAAATGGCCTTTGATACAAACCGCCTACATGACCGTACTGGCCTATGTATCCGCATTTATAGTTTATCAAATTCTTTCTTAA
- a CDS encoding FeoA family protein has protein sequence MFITADTIPIFSSAIIREVTNSPLKINLMELGFLPGKVITLQHSAPMGGPMAFKLEETILALRKTEASLIQVEIL, from the coding sequence ATGTTTATTACTGCTGATACAATCCCCATTTTCTCTTCTGCCATTATACGTGAGGTCACCAATTCCCCACTGAAAATCAACCTGATGGAACTGGGTTTTCTGCCGGGTAAAGTGATCACCTTACAGCATTCGGCGCCCATGGGAGGTCCTATGGCCTTCAAATTGGAGGAGACCATTCTTGCCCTTCGTAAAACAGAAGCCTCACTCATTCAAGTCGAAATACTCTAA